In Candidatus Contubernalis alkalaceticus, the genomic window CTGGCTATTGGTGTTATTATCATTGTTAGTAATTTAATTATTGATCTTTTGTATGCAGTGTTGAACCCGTTAATAAGTCTGGAGTGATATTTTATGTCCTTATTTAAAAAAATAATTAAAAATCCCATGGGTTTATTTGGTCTATGTATCATTATTTTTTGGATGATTGTTGCTGCATTTGCTCCAATACTTGCTCCACCGGCTGATTCACAAAATCCATATTCAATTATGCGGCATAGTTTTTCATCCCTTCCCAGTTCTCCTGATGAAGAAGCATTATTTGGTACCACTAGCGGAGGTTATGATATTTTTTATGGAATTATTTGGGGCAGCAGAACTGCATTTCTTGTTGGCCTTATTACAGTTCTTTGTTCATCCTTTATTGGAGTCTTAATTGGTGGGTTGGGGGCATTTTGGGGTGGAATACTGGATAATATAGCTATGCGAATTGTAGATTTATTCATGAGCATACCTTTTTTAATTGCTGTTATAGTTATGACTACAGTTATGGGTAAAGGGCTGGATAAAATTATCATTGCTTTAATAATTTTTGGGTGGCGTGGCTATGCCCGTATTATGCGAAGTGAAGTACTGGCTTTAAAAGAAGAGGAGTTTGTCCTGGCTGCAAAAAGTCTTGGGGCTTCTTCCAGTCGTATTTTTTTTCGCCATATTATTCCAAATGCCATCTACCCAATAATAGTACTTGTATCAATCAACATTGGTAGGATGACACTAGTTGCTGCGGCTTTAAGTTTTGTTGGGGTTGGAGCAGAGCCTGGCTTTGCAGATTGGGGTCAGATGCTTAATTTTGCTCGTCGTTGGATCTCTGGTGTGCCCGGAGACCCCTTTTTTTATTGGTACACCTATACTTATCCATCTATTGCCATGGTATCCTTTGTTCTAGGATGGACTTTATTTGGCGATGCGTTGAGAGATATTTATGATCCGAAAATTAACATTTAGTGATGGAAGGGATGAAAATAATTGAAAGGTGTAATACTATCACAGTTAACCTGGGAAGAAGCACAGAATGCTTATGAAACCTATTCTATAGTTATGCTTCCTATAGGAGCTGGAACAAAAGAGCATGGAGTTCATTTACCCTGTGGTACAGATTATTTCATTATAGAAGAATTAG contains:
- a CDS encoding ABC transporter permease; the encoded protein is MSLFKKIIKNPMGLFGLCIIIFWMIVAAFAPILAPPADSQNPYSIMRHSFSSLPSSPDEEALFGTTSGGYDIFYGIIWGSRTAFLVGLITVLCSSFIGVLIGGLGAFWGGILDNIAMRIVDLFMSIPFLIAVIVMTTVMGKGLDKIIIALIIFGWRGYARIMRSEVLALKEEEFVLAAKSLGASSSRIFFRHIIPNAIYPIIVLVSINIGRMTLVAAALSFVGVGAEPGFADWGQMLNFARRWISGVPGDPFFYWYTYTYPSIAMVSFVLGWTLFGDALRDIYDPKINI